In Salmo salar chromosome ssa14, Ssal_v3.1, whole genome shotgun sequence, the sequence TCATGTGTTGTGTAGTAGAGATTTGactttctcgctctctgtcggtctctctctttctctgtgtctctgtctgcatctctctctctgtccaggtgACAAGGTCCAGGGGATTAAGAGGTTGAACCCGTTGGGTCTGGAGGATGATAAGATCTCTCCCAAGTCACCTCGGCCTCGCCGCAACATCTGGCTGTCCCGCAGCCAGTCAGACATCTTCTCCCGCAAGCCCAGCCGGAAGGTCAATGTCCACGACCCCTACTACAACCCGGGCCCTAGGGCTGTGCCAGGGGCCCGCAAGATCAACCCCTTCAATGCCCGCGAGGACCTGTGCGGAGGCAAGATCAAGTTCTTCGACGTGCCCAGCAAGTCTGTGTTCTCCCTGATGTTCGACCTGCACTCTCCCCAGGACAATGTGTTCTCCTCTGGGACCCAGACCCACTCTGGAGCCCACATCCACCCGGGTATGTGGCAGGAGACCTGGTTTACTGGCAGACAGTGCCGCTCTCTGCCCGCCTCCCCCCAGCTGGCCCTCTTGGGCGGCTGCTGCCCCCCTGCCTCCTGCCCCCTTTCTGCCACTGTCTCCAAGTGTGACCCGGCCCAGCTGGGCCAAGAGGTCCGACAGAAGGTGCTCAGTGCCTGGGCCAGGAATTATGCTGTGATGGAGATCCCTCCATACTGTGGGGGGAAAGAAACAatagaggaggagaacagagtagATGAGAGcgggtctctctctcccatgcccAGTGACCGTACAGAGGCTATGGACTGCTCTAGCAGCCAAGGGAGTCCAGAGGAGGACAACGTCAAGGACAAACATGTCTGCTGCCCCATGCAGGCACAGAATGGAGGCCCAGTGAGGGACAGTGGGGATGTGGTGTCTGTGTCTGAGATGGAGGCTGAAGACCAGGAGGGCATGCAGCAGCAGAGCACTCCCTGTCCAACTGTCACCATCAGCCCAGCCACAAACCAAGACCATCTGAATCCCATCGTACTGGTGCCATGTACGGCCCCACACGCCTCCACAGAACTGCCCTCTAAGTGTGACATCATCTAGGCCTTAAACAGGTCAAGGAGAAAGGGAGCCTTGTGTGAACTCGTTTttaacctagagagagacactcctCAGATAGGAATGATGAcgtgtgatgatgatgatcaatGCTCTGCAGATAATCtctttattttttaaagattTCTATTTAATATActgaaaaacatgtattttatttCTTAAAAAGGCACCCCTAAACCAGGGGTCTCATAATTCCTTGAGGTTCTGTGTGTATGCTGGTTTTAAATCACTGCCTTCTCCTTGATATTCAATGGTATTGTGTTTATCTTCTGCACCATGTGGAAATGTAGGAGAGTAGATGCATATGATATTAAAGTAACACTCTTACCAGGGAGAAAGGGTTGAATTCTGAATGAAAAACAGCATACTCACTGCCTTTCCAACATTGAGACCCCCACCCCTGCATCATCTTGATTAGTGGTATTTCTGTACTAGACAATGGAGCCTGCCAGAAAGGAGAGACCAAGCCAGATCCAGAACATATCAAGGCTAGTAAATGAGTGTGGTTCACCAGACTACAGAGGTCTCTCATGTAGACTAAAAATAAACTGCTCTTAAATTTGCGTTAAAACCAAATACAGTTTGTGTAAATGTGCACGCCCAAGTGCACTGGAAATCATTTGTACGTACCTTTTTAACATTTCTATGATTTAAGCATTTGGTATaacctgagtgtacaaaacattaggaacaacttctgtttccatgagactgaccagttgaaagctatgatcccttaatgatgtcacctgttaaatccacttcagtgtagataggttaaagaaggatttttaaaccttgagacaattgagacatggcttgtgtatgtgtgctattcagagggtgaatgggcaagacaaaagatttaagtgcctttgaacagggaatggtagtaagtgccaggtgtactagtttgagtgtcaagaactgcaacgccgctgggtttttcacgctcaacagtttcccgtgtgtatcaagaatggtccaccacccaaaggacatccagccaacttgacacaactgtgggaagcattggagtcaacatgagccagcatccctgtagaacgctttcgacaccttgtagagtccatgcccagacaaATTGAGGTGGttctgaggggggggggggttattttaTGTCCGTCCTCCATCATGAAAAACTATAGTTCTATGAATATGTTGAAAACTTGTGGAATTAGGTGTGGCTTGAATGTGTGATCACACTTAGTGTGAGGTGGGTCCTATTTGGGCCTTAAGTTGAAAGCTGTTGGGTATAAGCTGTGCAAGGAGCACTAGTTGGCATGGAtgcatcactcacacacactagttGGCATGGATGCATCACTCACACACTTTGGTTCACTACTCCCTTGGCACATGTTTTGGTCTACTGAAATATTCCTGTCTAACCATTTTAATAGGAAATTGCACTAGAAAGGAAAACATTTTAGTAAATTTTATCACAAAATTTCTATGCAATAAATGTAAACTGCATCAGGATAATTTTACATAGAGGATCTATTTTGATGTAAAAATCAATATTCCTTTTTAGGTCTTACTGTTTGTCTGCGGCGTGTGTATGTCATGGTGTGGAACTATCCTTTGTATTTTCCTCCGTCTTGGCTGATGTATGAACACGTAACAGGCTCTTTCAGGCAAAGCTGAAGAGCTTAGAATGAAATTGTACTTTTTTTAACGTTGATAAAAGAACATATGTCCGCAATCGTTTTTAAAATAAATGGCTAACTTTAGCTTCTTATGCTTATTTCAGTGTGATCCTATGAACATGGTCATACCGAGTGCACTACAGGCTGAGGCCTGAAATCGGCTCACTTTTCCTGCCAAACCTCACATCAAGATGTTTAAGACACAAATGACCATGTTTGTTGTATAACCAAGTAAAAGCCTTTTATTGAAACATAATACTGTATCAACAAACATTAATGTGCAACAAAGCATGTCTAACTAAAAAGGCTTCATTATAAACCAGGAATACATTTGGTTCCATTGAATGGTTATATAGTTCCCTCTGCTTTGCTAGCCACACTGCTAGAAAAGCTTTTTCCCCACACAATGTCCATCTTGTGCATGTGAGCCTTGGAGGACTTGGAGAAGGTGCTCTTGACAATATGCATCGGGACAGACTTGCCACTGAGGTAGACTTTGTTCAGGCACTCAGGGAGCCAGGACTCTGAACACGGTGGCTTACctactctctctgtcagagtGGCAGCATAGGAGAAGATGTAGCCAGTCATGAATGCATCGAACCCTGCCCGGTGGGAACCTCCTTCCAGCTTCTTCCTCTTGGACTTTTCTTTCTTTGTTGCATCAGATGTGGCCAGAGGCTGTGGCTCTGACACACCATTGCCTTCTACCTGTTCTTGGTCAGTCTTCATTTCTTCATCTGCAGAGACAGCCTGTGGCTCTGCGACTCCGTTGCCTTCCTCTACCTTCTCTGTCATCATTTTCTCACCGCTCTCTGACCCCTGTACCGGAGTCCCATCTACCTGCTCTGTGACAGGGGGAGGTTTGCTGTCTGTGTCAGGGATCACCTGGTCCGGGCCCTGCtctccatccttcagctccatatGGGCCTGCTTATTCTCGGAGGCACCTTCCAAGTCCACATTCCCCTGAGAAgagttttttcttttcctcttacGTTTCTTTTTCTTTTCCACCTTGTTTTTTTCATCATGCTGGATGATGAGGTCAGTGTCATGTGACAAGGGACACTGTGACCCATTGGGGCACCAACCGTAAGCCTGCAAAATACAGAATGTTATAAGTTAACAAAAGAGAAATTGGACTTATTTGTGTAGGGCAGCACAGCCCCTGAAGTGACTCTTCTTATCAACTGTATGCAAGCATTCGCTTATCTTGCCAACCCCCACTGTCACACCTGAGAAGCAGAGATTCTGTTGTCTTTACAGGTCTGATAACCTCCAATCAGATAACTTTTGAATCAAAACAACTCAGATGCTTATAAAAGGGTCTTCCACTTTTGTTCCTGAACTGATGTGCTGCGATACCTACACTCTCTCCCATGAGCCATGGTGCACCTCTATCTCACTCAACATGCTTTGTAACTTTTAGGCTTTGCCTTGTATGGGAACCCATTCAAGTTATTAAATAATACTTGCTTTGATATTCGCTCCTCATTACCATTCCTTGATCTTAGTCGGCTAAATGCATAATACTTGGTTGCACAAGGTTTACATAGTCTCTTGCATATTGCTAGTTATCTTATGTAGGCAGATAATTAGTTGAATGGGTTAATTGCTTAGTCTTATTACGAGTTGTGTGTGAGGTATATATAAAATACTTATGATAATTACCCCACTTCACGTGTCAGCTGAAGTGTAACAGGGTCAAGACACTGCATTGTTCAGATTCAGTTTATTATCATTAGAAAAATAGCTTGGTTATACACTAGTTATTGCATAAGAGTCCATGAAGTGCCCCAGTGCTGATCATTATGGCACACATTTTAGGGATCCTTTAAAACAGAATCTGGGGCTGCCTACAAGTTTAAGAAGTGATGTACTTACAGAGAAACGCTGGCAGACATTCAGCGGTCCCTCGAGGCTAGACCCGGCCAGGCAGGGCCTGAAGTCCACATAGCTGGACAGGTGGCCTGAGTATTTGCAGAACTCCAGGAACAGATGGCGTCCATTACCAACAACCTCAAGAGACTTGCTGTTGTCCAATTTACTGTGGAAAAAAGAGCACCAAAAATACTGTAACTACTTCCTTGAATGTGTAGTAGTATGGGTAGATGTGTCATATTTAGTGTTTAGTTCACTAACCATTTCTTGTAGGCATACTCCAGGTAAGAGGCAGCAAAGCGTAGCTCATATTCTGTGGCGTACTTGGTGTCATATATCCCAGCTGGGAACATCTGGGACAGGTCAGCAGTGAAAGTGCCAAGTTTATCTGGCAGGTGGGCATAGAAGCACTGATACAGGAACACCATGTCGATCAAGCCATTGTGTAGAACCAATGGCTTGCGAGCACGCAGGAGTTCAACAAACAGCATCCGCATGTTTATTCCATGGGAATCCCCTCCCTGGATACAGGAAAGGAACAGAACTCTGGATCATTCACCACTTAAAGGTAAAAATAAGGAATAGTCCAGGATCTATGACAGATCACAACAAAATCTTGATCTCACCTTGTCATTGCCCTTGATATAAGGGACACCTTCAGCATATTGTTTGTTGAAGTCAAATCCATGTTGCACCAGGAACTGCACAGATTGTGGTTCAATTACATACTCCTCACTGCAGAGCAACGTCAGGTTGTACACCTGAACAAGGTACGTATCATCATCCTGGAAAGAGATAATACGTCAAAACAATATGTAACATTTTATGTTAAGCTTTCTGAATGTCAGAATGCGCAAAGGATACATTTACCTTGTTTTCAAGTTTCTTAAAACAAGCAAACCCAAGGGAGAGAATGGAGCGTGTGCGAGCTGCATTGCATATGGCTTTGTAACGGTCCTCTATGCATCTTAAAATGAAAACAGCGATAGATCTAATGTAAAACTTGAGATAGCATAGTGAAAGTACATTGAGTAAACCCAATTGAATTAAATCCctttttgacagcatccctttagatttaaacaaaactttccatacatgtttgcccgtggaagaagtggtcagaaagtgcatttttggacctgaatgacaaaacattcaggagatagaggtggtcaaagttgacccattttgcataccccaccataccatgagacatccatgtctttctTCATCACCGGAAAAGATAAACGATTGAGTTTGATCATTTAATCAAAATAGTATCAGATGTTATATTTGCATATGTTTAGACCCTATTTCACATCTGAAGTTGTGTTGTCCCAGCCATCGGTTGAGACAGCAtgtcttgaatacagggtggctGTCATTTCAATCCTAGAAATAGATTTCATAgaatggacctatcccttcagaccactgcaatttagctggtacaccattgaaatgtaaattgaattgaaatttgaACATTAATTAGTACAACAAAGATCACCGCCAGTCCACCCACTGTCGAAAATGAACTTAAATCATATTGTCTTTTCTATGATCTATATTTCAAAGGGTTTCCTATGGAGGTTTAACAGTATAATGTAAAGGAACAGATATgcccattcaagtcaacattctctgatgCATGGACCTCCATCTTTGTAGTACCATTTTAAAGTTGACATGTTATtcccattttagtacatttatcagccacaacatgacacccaccctgtgtCTGAACCATAGCGGgcacaacaaaaacattttacatttacatttttagtcatttagcagacactcttatccagagtgacttacagtagtgaatgcatacattttagatttttttttttcctgcgctggccccctgtgggaatcgaacccacaaccctggcgttgcaaacaccatgctctaccaactgagctacagggaaccctTAGATGACGTAAAATAGGGTATAAGCtacaacatatgcaaatatgaAGAAGAAAATATAGGAATGTACATGTTTTTTTGTAAATAGAATTTAAGTTAACAATAAAAGAAAATACTTAATTTTTATTTCAAAATACTTATAgaaaatagtttgacaaccctgtgtataagcttttaaattatataaaTCTCAGCCTATTGAAAagatggatgtctcatggtatggtggggtatgcaaaatgggtcaactttgagcacctttatctcttGAATGTGTTGGCACTTTGGTCCAGAGTCGCTTTCTAAAAACTTCTACAATTAGCAAAATGCATGGGAGGtttcgttcaaatcaaaaggggttcTGTCAAAAAGTggctgaattcaaatggatttaccccaTTAGCTACATTAAATAATGAAGAAAACCCCAGAATCAACCATACTCACTCTGCCAGCAAAGCTTTTCTGCTTCCAAGCCCACTCAATTCCTGAAACAAAACATGCAGACATTATATGACATTAGTGTCAATGGGCCTACATAAAGACGTAAACCATCAATGTACCCACAGCTTTTTGTCTGCAAAGCTCGCTGTAACACTTACTGTATCCAGTGCAATGAAGGAGGCAGTCTTGATTGCAAGGACCATAGCAGGCCACAGTTCTTTGAAATTATCATTTTGCACATCAATAACAGGGACTACCATGGAGGATGTCATAGCTAACTAGTTAATATTTGGAACACAACCAAAATGTTCAACTCagtgtaagctagctagctagtgttagctaaGTGAACACTGGGAGTGACTATACTTATTGAATGGTCAGGGAGCTCATTGCAGGAGGTTTTCGGTTGTCCAGTGAAAGCTTCCAGTTCACTACTATGCGTTATTCTTCGTTTGTCGGATTGCATTGATTCGTTTCTCAACAATAGTTTTCAGTGAGGAAGACCCAAATTCTTGGCAAGAATGAAGCGCAGCTGTAAACATCCAACCAACGTGGTCTGAATTGGTCCTTACAGATTGTACACCAACAACACATAAAGGACCCCAGTAGGAGTGGACAAAGTTTTCCAATTCAAAATGTAAAACATTCGTTTTTACCATCCTATAACCATCCTTTCAATATGGGGACGATGTTGActaaatatatattgtatatgtTGCTAGTCTGCATAAATCGAATTTTAATGAACGATACTTTATAGTTCTCTTGAAGAAATATTTGAAACATGCAGTCACATGGGCAGCTCAAACCCGTGACGTTATCAAACGACCGTTGAGGACAAGTGCGCCATTTTGGCTCAAACAAAGTCGGAAATTATTTACTTTGCAATTTCATATTATTTGGCACGCTAACATCGCTTAATACTTTTGTGAACCTTTGGGATGATACAATATCTTATGTGAGCGCATGTTTCAACCATGTtctattttgttttgtttcttatgAGAACAAGTGTAAAGTTCTGGTAGCCTTCGCTAGCTACAAGCTAGCTCTGTTGTTTGATTGGAATGCAAGTAACTGGGGCTATAGTtcgcttgctagctagctgcattcagcAGTTTTGACTTGTTAGCTCGATAGGTATGGGTGGGTGTTCCGCTCCAAATTGCTCAAACTCAACAACCATTGGGAAACAACTATTTCGTTTTCCAAAAGAGCCTATACGCAAGAATAAATGGCTTGTAAACTGCCGGCGTAATTTTGTACCAACTCCACATTCCAGACTGTGCCAGGCAAGTTTATGGGTGACTAATGTTAACCTtactggctagctaacgttagctagtttggTCCACCAGTCAACAATTCCCAACTCCAAATTAGAACAAAACATGTTTGTCTACACTTTGGATATACTAACTTAATTTATTTAGTGCCATATATAATGCACCAAGAGAAAATACATCGATATTTAGCCAGCTAATCCTACAGCTATGTCTTCTTGCAGGACCATTTTGAGCTGAGTCAGTTTGAAGAAATAGCCAGGTCGCCAGCAGGGGGAAAGAAGCTGAAACCAAATGCTATCCCTACTCTTTTCAGTGTGCAAAATCCACCTTATCCAATCACCCCACAGATAGTGCTACCTTTCAAACCAGAGCCAGGTAACTACTTTTTTCTTTATTTCTCAAAATCACAACATCTGTCAAAATAGATATTGACACATTATCAGATAGCCTACTATTTTCGAATACTAGTAGGCCTATTGCAAATGTTGGTCCAGTTGTGCTAACACAACTTTTTAAAACTGTTAGTTCCTGATTGTAACAGTGGATCAAGTGAGTGATTCAGATGTGTTGTTAATGTTCTCTGTATACCTAGTAGAGAGAGATCTGAATGTGGGGGATCATGGCTATGCACGGCGGCAACCAACTCTGGGCATGGAGGAAGATGTTGATGAACTACACAAGGCAGAGGAACGCCCCTGCACCCATTGTCAGCCTTACAAAACCCTGCTGGAACAAGAAATGCAACACACTGCCAGACTTCAGAAAGAGGTGTGTTGGTTGCTCCCTTTTCCCAACTATTTCAAACTATTGCCTCATATTTCCTAAAACATCTTTCTCTAGTCAAATATTTTCAGTGTAAattattattgttatgttatgtgaaATTATACAATGGACCCATTACGCTTTCAGTCATTAGAATTTTCTCACAGAAGAACCAAACATTTTGTGAGAATCTTGGAAAAGATAACACCTCCTCAACATGTTAACTTGTGTGCAGGCTGAGGAAATGAAGAAGAGGATGTTCAAACTGGACAGAATAGAGAGGGGCCTCCAGACATTTCTGTATGAAGACCAGATCCGTGCCCTGACCCTGACCAAGCGTTCCCGGagagctgtgtggtcccatgagaCAGTGCTGAAGGCTCGTAAAATCCGATGTGCAGTCGGTGCCAAGGGTTACGAATTCCTTCGGGAGTTAGGCTACCCTTTGCCCTCTTATAGAACTTTATGCAACCGCCTGGAGGAAAAAATCATGGTGACGACAGCCATGGGCTGTGATGAGCTTGCAGAGCTTGGTCTAGGAATCATATCTACATGTGACAGTCCAGAGGGAGATGGGGACAATGAGGAGGCTTTCATTGGAGTGATGTCATGACTCATGAAAGAGAGAATTTTGATCAATTTGTTTGAATATGTGTTTCATTTTGAAGAATGCAACGCAAAATGACAGGACAATATAGCAAAGACTGACGACAGCTAGTAGGCCTATGCGGTGAAGAAAATGTGGAAGCATATGCACATGAGAGATAGTGTTAAAGCGTTCTTGCTTCTGGACTTGGTTTCACATAATTGTTTTTTTTAGAATGGTTTACTCATGCTAAAGAATTTGGTGTTTATTTTGGGAATGAAACATAAGCTCCTTCAAAACAATAAAGAGCAGCAGTCATCTGCCTTAAAGCGGCAATcggcagtagaaacaataacaaagcgtcctCCCCACACCTGaatcagtaaaaagctgaggaatggggctggagaaatttaATCACTCAATTTCatagacctatggatgcaaggattgaccatccatgatatcaaaattatagttttaacaatgttttgaggctatatagtgtttgttacATTTTCTTTgtctacaaacattggagtaaaacaagcataTATTTGGAGTTctaatggggtacgacagttgaactaagttcatgaggcatttataagttatattcttcaagaataaagtccaaaaatggatgtaggaaCTACTGATTGCTCCTTTAAGCTTTGAAGCTGCAATTTCAAACCACCTTTCTGTGCTCAATGTGAGGTCATAATTCAGAAGCTACGCTAAATCATTTGCTGTACACCTGTTTTCTTCAGCTGTGAATGTTTGACAAATGCAAAGGAAGAGCAGAATTTTAACCCCTGTTTGCAGAGTTTTTAGTTGCCCTTCATTGTCCCTTATGTTAAGTGGACAAATTGGAGGATTCGTTGTATTTTGTAATGGGAATCAGTTTAGCTGCATTTGGAAACTGCAATGCAGTATAGAGCTTTTGGAGAACTGTGTTAGCTGCATTGTATACTGGCTGTGCCCCCTGAACTTAGGCTGAATAACCTGAGGCCTCTTGTGTTAATCACTAATGAGATATTAGCCAGCAAGCAGAACCTCTGGGTGGGAGGAGGTTTGTAGAAAACTCACTAAAGAGGCAGGAGAGTATACAGTACCCTGATCAAAACAATGGTACTGTAAAAGAATAAAGAAATCTATcaagtagggctgggaattgccagggacctcatgatacaatattatcacaatactttggtgccgatacgatatctattgcgattcgatgtttggtattttattaggatccctttAGATGttacagcagatactcttcctggggtcaacacaaaacatgaaacgtgacataatacagaacattaatagacaagaacagctcaaggacagaactacatcagtttaaaaaaaaaagggcatacgtagcctacatatcaatacatacacacaaactatctaggtcaaacaggtgttgctttatccgtttttttttttagatttgctgtttatttgagcaatatgagatggaacggagctccatgcaataatggctctatataatactgtacgctctcttgaatttgttctggatttggggactgtgaaaagacctctggtggcatgtctggtggggtaagtgtgtgtgtcagagctgtctGTAAGTTGActttgcaaacaatttgggatttttaaCAAatcaatgtttcttataaaaagaagtgatgcagtcagtctcctcaactcttagtcaagcgttccaaacatattgctcatatGTCTTCTGCAAAGGGACAAGAAAGAGCcttgagaaaacaagttttgatcagtcatggaaataaagtgCTTAAAACAAAttgtttaaaaagaagatggagaacaagctatgaagaagaaatagagttttggtgcaggtacagtcaACCAGGGGAAATATAATATTTAGATATTGTCAAAATGATACATGGTCAAAAAAATATACCAATATGTAACTCGATTTTTTTTCTTTTACCCCCATCACTACTATCAAGTAGGCTGCCTATGTTTGTGGCTTTTGTTTTTTGTGATGTTGAAGTGTTCACTTTTATCAACAGTGTGAAACATTGTTTCGCAAAGGAGACCACACCTTACTCATAGTActataactatactgaacaaaaatataaacgcaacatgtaaagtgttggtcccatgtttcatgaactgaaattaaagatcccagaaattttccatacgcacaaaaagcttcttcctctcaaatttggtgcacaaatttgtttagatccgtgttattgagcatttctcctttgcccagataatccatccacctgacatgtgtgacatcaagaagctgattaaacagcatgatcattacacaggtgcaccttgcgctggggacaataaaaggccgctctaaaatgtgcagttttgtcacacaacgcaatgccacagatgtctcaagttttgagggagcatccaattggcatgctgactgcaggaatgtccaccagagctgctgccagataattgaatgttcatttctctaccgtaagctgcctccaacgtcgttttagagaatttgacagtacgtccaaccggcctcacaaccgcagatcacgtctaaccacgccagcccaggatgcCACatacggcttcttcacctgcgggatcgtctgagaccagccacacggacagctgatgaa encodes:
- the toe1 gene encoding target of EGR1 protein 1 codes for the protein MTSSMVVPVIDVQNDNFKELWPAMVLAIKTASFIALDTELSGLGSRKALLAECIEDRYKAICNAARTRSILSLGFACFKKLENKDDDTYLVQVYNLTLLCSEEYVIEPQSVQFLVQHGFDFNKQYAEGVPYIKGNDKGGDSHGINMRMLFVELLRARKPLVLHNGLIDMVFLYQCFYAHLPDKLGTFTADLSQMFPAGIYDTKYATEYELRFAASYLEYAYKKCKLDNSKSLEVVGNGRHLFLEFCKYSGHLSSYVDFRPCLAGSSLEGPLNVCQRFSAYGWCPNGSQCPLSHDTDLIIQHDEKNKVEKKKKRKRKRKNSSQGNVDLEGASENKQAHMELKDGEQGPDQVIPDTDSKPPPVTEQVDGTPVQGSESGEKMMTEKVEEGNGVAEPQAVSADEEMKTDQEQVEGNGVSEPQPLATSDATKKEKSKRKKLEGGSHRAGFDAFMTGYIFSYAATLTERVGKPPCSESWLPECLNKVYLSGKSVPMHIVKSTFSKSSKAHMHKMDIVWGKSFSSSVASKAEGTI
- the LOC106569258 gene encoding THAP domain-containing protein 1 isoform X1 — encoded protein: MGGCSAPNCSNSTTIGKQLFRFPKEPIRKNKWLVNCRRNFVPTPHSRLCQDHFELSQFEEIARSPAGGKKLKPNAIPTLFSVQNPPYPITPQIVLPFKPEPVERDLNVGDHGYARRQPTLGMEEDVDELHKAEERPCTHCQPYKTLLEQEMQHTARLQKEAEEMKKRMFKLDRIERGLQTFLYEDQIRALTLTKRSRRAVWSHETVLKARKIRCAVGAKGYEFLRELGYPLPSYRTLCNRLEEKIMVTTAMGCDELAELGLGIISTCDSPEGDGDNEEAFIGVMS
- the LOC106569258 gene encoding 52 kDa repressor of the inhibitor of the protein kinase isoform X2, which encodes MGGCSAPNCSNSTTIGKQLFRFPKEPIRKNKWLVNCRRNFVPTPHSRLCQDHFELSQFEEIARSPAGGKKLKPNAIPTLFSVQNPPYPITPQIVLPFKPEPERDLNVGDHGYARRQPTLGMEEDVDELHKAEERPCTHCQPYKTLLEQEMQHTARLQKEAEEMKKRMFKLDRIERGLQTFLYEDQIRALTLTKRSRRAVWSHETVLKARKIRCAVGAKGYEFLRELGYPLPSYRTLCNRLEEKIMVTTAMGCDELAELGLGIISTCDSPEGDGDNEEAFIGVMS